From a region of the Peptostreptococcaceae bacterium genome:
- a CDS encoding monovalent cation/H+ antiporter subunit D family protein: protein MNFLALVPIVFPMALAGGIHFIEFKNESYRRAYLLGGVILNFLFAMAVLIAAPPAMHIFKINGFMEICFKIDGMSRLFLTMTSFLWICTTAYSFDYMHHEGKENKFFTYFLITLGVIVGISLAGNIFTFYIFYEFLTLSTFPLVIHTGTKEALASGKKYLIYSFSGATLVLLGMILLFSVTGTLEFVPGGVLGGIAIGNRVTAAYVILFLGFSVKAAMVPFHSWLPAAMVAPTPVSSLLHAVAVVKSGIFALIRITFYLFGAEAVKAMHIKGYMSIPIVLTILMGSFVALHQDNLKKRLAYSTISQLGYIMLGIILLNEDALTGALLHLINHAVIKITLFFCVGVIMYRTGYKTIGEIRGIGKKMPITMGCFSIASISLIGIPPTNGFVSKWYLAMGGLQENRAIFVVILLVSAILTAAYLMPIVIMAFFPGEMDREFENKEPPLMMLIPIVALTGITVALGLFPNVVLHFIQDIARSLI from the coding sequence ATGAATTTCTTGGCATTGGTCCCGATTGTGTTTCCTATGGCCTTGGCCGGAGGAATTCATTTTATCGAATTCAAAAATGAATCGTACAGGAGAGCCTACCTTCTTGGGGGCGTTATCCTTAATTTCTTATTTGCCATGGCGGTCCTTATTGCAGCACCGCCGGCAATGCATATTTTTAAAATCAACGGATTCATGGAAATATGTTTCAAGATAGACGGAATGAGCAGGCTTTTTCTTACAATGACTTCTTTTCTTTGGATTTGTACAACGGCCTATTCATTTGACTATATGCATCATGAAGGCAAGGAAAATAAATTTTTTACGTACTTTCTTATTACACTTGGGGTAATTGTTGGCATTTCATTAGCCGGCAATATCTTTACATTTTATATTTTTTACGAGTTCCTGACTCTTTCTACCTTCCCGCTGGTCATTCATACCGGAACTAAAGAGGCTCTTGCAAGCGGAAAGAAATACCTTATTTATTCGTTCAGTGGCGCTACGTTGGTTCTTTTGGGAATGATTCTTTTGTTTAGCGTTACAGGAACTCTGGAGTTTGTACCGGGAGGAGTCCTAGGCGGGATTGCAATCGGGAATCGTGTGACGGCAGCATATGTAATTTTGTTTCTTGGATTTTCGGTTAAGGCGGCCATGGTTCCATTTCATTCATGGCTTCCGGCAGCCATGGTGGCGCCTACTCCTGTAAGTTCTTTGCTTCACGCGGTTGCAGTCGTAAAGTCCGGTATTTTCGCATTGATAAGGATAACATTCTATCTCTTCGGAGCAGAAGCCGTAAAAGCTATGCATATCAAGGGATACATGAGCATACCAATCGTGTTGACAATTCTGATGGGGTCATTTGTTGCGCTTCATCAAGACAATCTCAAGAAGCGTTTGGCCTATTCGACAATTAGCCAGCTTGGCTACATAATGCTCGGAATAATACTTTTGAATGAGGATGCATTGACTGGCGCATTGCTTCATTTGATAAACCATGCAGTCATAAAAATAACACTGTTCTTCTGTGTTGGTGTAATAATGTACAGGACAGGCTATAAGACGATAGGGGAAATAAGGGGCATAGGCAAGAAAATGCCTATTACAATGGGTTGCTTTTCGATAGCATCAATATCCCTGATAGGTATTCCGCCAACCAATGGATTTGTAAGCAAGTGGTATCTTGCGATGGGCGGATTGCAGGAAAATAGGGCGATATTTGTTGTCATACTCTTGGTAAGCGCAATACTTACAGCGGCATATCTGATGCCTATCGTAATAATGGCGTTTTTCCCGGGGGAAATGGACAGGGAGTTTGAGAACAAGGAACCGCCACTTATGATGCTTATACCGATTGTTGCGCTCACGGGCATTACGGTCGCATTGGGACTTTTTCCGAATGTTGTTTTACATTTCATACAGGATATAGCAAGAAGCTTGATTTGA